A genomic stretch from Corynebacterium sp. 21KM1197 includes:
- a CDS encoding esterase-like activity of phytase family protein, with product MLPHRVRSLSALLATASLTTVATTVSATAAIATANTATTTNTAPPFPSEYLGTTDLSRIAATPGTNEQEANKQGVDKRGEAPSFGGISGLERLPGTPENTANNTAEYLALSDDSAEHGPSRAYHLAIPTEPHSSDSTEPALADTITLRDTAGQPYAPRAVDPESVRLLPSGNLAWTSEGWAKDGDFRPPAVIISDASGRELSRLKVPAYHAPNPEGTAGIRHNKANEGLALVSEDVVMTANEGALVQDGPMNTAEQGMRVRLTQYSVSTGEPLAEYALEVGALYPGARDRGISEIIAGDDGSFYVIERGYVAGEGNRGEIYRVTLDGATNVLGQEQLTGAEIPVRKELVFDFSALPEHPDNIEALAWAPRLSDGRAQLLVLSDDNFSDKQRTLLHRIALGTPQQEAVRHNTDQ from the coding sequence ATGTTGCCTCATCGCGTCCGCTCGCTTAGCGCACTCCTCGCCACCGCCTCCCTCACCACCGTGGCCACCACCGTCTCTGCCACTGCCGCCATCGCTACAGCAAACACGGCAACCACAACAAACACGGCACCCCCATTCCCCAGCGAATACCTCGGTACCACCGATCTGTCTCGAATTGCCGCTACTCCGGGAACCAACGAGCAGGAAGCCAATAAGCAGGGCGTCGATAAGCGGGGAGAGGCACCTTCCTTTGGCGGTATTTCCGGCCTAGAGCGCCTCCCGGGCACCCCGGAAAACACAGCAAACAACACCGCAGAATATCTCGCGCTCTCCGACGATTCCGCCGAGCACGGCCCCTCCCGCGCATACCACCTCGCCATCCCCACGGAACCCCATAGCTCCGATAGCACAGAACCCGCCCTCGCCGACACCATCACCCTCCGCGATACCGCAGGTCAGCCCTATGCCCCGCGAGCGGTGGACCCGGAATCGGTGCGGCTTTTGCCCAGCGGGAACCTGGCGTGGACCTCGGAGGGCTGGGCCAAGGACGGCGATTTCCGCCCGCCCGCGGTGATAATTAGCGATGCCTCCGGCCGGGAACTCTCGCGCCTCAAGGTGCCCGCGTATCACGCGCCCAACCCGGAGGGCACGGCGGGAATCCGGCACAATAAGGCCAACGAGGGCCTGGCACTGGTGTCCGAGGACGTGGTGATGACGGCCAACGAGGGCGCGCTGGTGCAGGACGGCCCCATGAATACCGCCGAGCAGGGCATGAGGGTGCGGCTCACGCAGTATTCCGTGAGCACGGGCGAGCCGTTGGCCGAGTACGCCCTGGAGGTGGGCGCGCTGTATCCCGGCGCGAGGGATCGTGGTATTTCCGAGATCATCGCGGGGGACGACGGCAGTTTTTATGTGATCGAGCGCGGGTATGTGGCCGGGGAGGGCAATCGCGGCGAGATCTATCGGGTGACCCTCGATGGCGCCACGAATGTGTTGGGTCAGGAGCAACTAACCGGCGCGGAGATACCCGTGCGTAAGGAACTGGTGTTTGACTTCTCCGCGCTGCCGGAGCACCCGGATAACATCGAAGCGTTGGCCTGGGCACCGAGGCTCAGCGACGGCCGCGCGCAACTACTGGTGCTTTCCGACGATAACTTCAGCGATAAGCAGCGCACCCTGTTGCACCGGATCGCCCTGGGCACGCCGCAGCAAGAGGCAGTGAGGCACAACACAGACCAATAA
- the trmB gene encoding tRNA (guanosine(46)-N7)-methyltransferase TrmB yields MHPAPGLGDLPHGRPLQSEFDDGLDYPRLGTVSFRRGTLTANQQAAWEEHWPRLGRVMSDERIDVADWFGRSGHPTIVEIGSGTGTSTVAMAPLEADTNIIAVELYKPGLAKMMGAALREGIENIRMVRGDGVEVLNRMIAPGSLDGVRIFFPDPWPKARHHKRRIIQSGPLHLIATRLKPGGVLHVATDHADYAEWISELVDVEPLLRYRGWPWAECPVLTDRQVRTKFEGRGLRMEHSITEFLWERVDDADAAPSTTATDAGQAAQAAQTVPTEQEG; encoded by the coding sequence ATGCACCCAGCCCCCGGCCTCGGCGATCTCCCCCACGGCCGCCCCCTGCAATCCGAGTTCGATGACGGGCTGGATTACCCGCGCCTGGGCACCGTGTCCTTCCGGCGCGGCACCCTCACCGCTAACCAACAGGCGGCGTGGGAGGAGCATTGGCCCCGCCTGGGCCGCGTGATGAGCGATGAGCGGATTGATGTAGCGGACTGGTTTGGCCGCAGCGGCCACCCCACCATCGTGGAGATCGGCTCCGGCACCGGCACCTCCACGGTGGCGATGGCTCCACTGGAGGCCGATACCAATATCATCGCCGTGGAACTGTACAAGCCCGGCCTGGCCAAGATGATGGGGGCGGCGCTGCGCGAGGGGATCGAAAATATCCGCATGGTGCGTGGCGACGGCGTGGAGGTACTCAACCGCATGATCGCCCCCGGTTCCCTGGACGGGGTGCGGATCTTCTTCCCCGACCCCTGGCCCAAGGCCCGGCACCACAAGCGCCGCATTATCCAATCCGGCCCGCTGCACCTGATTGCCACCCGCCTCAAGCCCGGCGGCGTGCTGCACGTGGCCACCGATCACGCGGACTACGCCGAGTGGATCAGCGAACTGGTGGACGTGGAGCCGCTGCTGCGCTATCGCGGTTGGCCCTGGGCGGAGTGCCCCGTGCTCACCGACCGCCAGGTGCGCACCAAGTTCGAGGGGCGGGGTCTGCGCATGGAGCACTCCATCACGGAGTTCCTGTGGGAGCGGGTGGACGATGCCGACGCCGCGCCAAGCACCACCGCCACCGACGCCGGGCAGGCCGCTCAGGCTGCACAGACCGTGCCGACCGAACAGGAAGGATAA
- a CDS encoding response regulator transcription factor, with protein MIRVAIIDDESLVASSLATLLSLEENIEILTTSNSGEHYLEWWRKQSTMGKPLPHVSVLDQQMPGLNGLETAQTLRSLSPRAAVLIVTSHAHPHHLRQAMSQGIQGYLPKTATSQQFAHAIHAVHRGERYIDSELAAWAMTIEASPLTPREAEVLLAAGAGSSVEEIATRVHLAPGTTRNYLSSAMSKVGATNRFEAYLLAREKRWL; from the coding sequence ATGATCCGCGTGGCCATCATCGACGATGAATCCCTGGTAGCGAGTTCCCTAGCCACCCTGCTCAGCCTCGAAGAGAATATTGAGATCCTCACCACCAGTAACTCCGGCGAGCACTATCTGGAGTGGTGGCGCAAGCAGAGCACGATGGGAAAACCATTGCCTCATGTCAGCGTGCTCGATCAACAAATGCCCGGACTCAACGGCTTAGAAACAGCCCAGACGCTGCGCTCCCTATCGCCACGCGCGGCAGTTCTCATCGTCACCAGCCATGCTCATCCCCATCATCTGCGCCAGGCAATGAGCCAGGGAATACAGGGTTACCTGCCTAAAACCGCCACCTCTCAGCAGTTCGCCCACGCTATTCACGCGGTACATCGGGGAGAGCGCTATATCGATTCCGAACTCGCGGCCTGGGCCATGACCATTGAGGCCTCCCCACTCACTCCACGAGAAGCAGAGGTGCTGCTCGCCGCCGGGGCGGGAAGCAGCGTAGAGGAGATCGCCACCCGAGTTCATCTCGCCCCCGGCACCACCCGGAATTACCTCAGTTCCGCAATGAGCAAGGTCGGAGCCACCAATAGGTTCGAGGCATACCTCCTTGCCCGGGAAAAACGATGGTTGTGA
- a CDS encoding phosphoenolpyruvate carboxykinase (GTP) codes for MTAAIKGLQGPAPTKNQELLKWISEAVELFQPENVVFADGTQEEWERLTSELVEAGTLIRLNEEKRPNSFLARSNPSDVARVESRTFICSATEDGAGPTNNWAPPEEMKAEMREHFAGAMRGRTMYVVPFCMGPISDPEPKLGVQLTDSAYVVLSMRIMTRMGQEALDKIGEHGDFVHCLHSVGAPLAPGEEDVAWPCNETKYITQFPETKEIWSYGSGYGGNAILAKKCYALRIASVMGKEEGWMAEHMLILKLTSPENKTYHVAAAFPSACGKTNLAMITPTIPGWKAEVVGDDIAWLKFGEDGHLHAINPENGFFGVAPGTNYSSNPIAMKTMEPGNTLFTNVALTDDGDVWWEDMGEAPEHLIDWLGNDWTPESEGLAAHPNSRYCVPISQCPVSAPEFDDWRGVKIDAILFGGRRPDTVPLVTQSYDWEHGTMIGALLASGQTAAAAEATVGALRHDPMAMLPFIGYNVGDYLNHWIEMGRKGGDKMPPIFLVNWFRRGEDKRFLWPGFGENSRVLAWIVDRIEGRVGAEETVVGHTARAEDINLDGLDTPIEDVREALSAPAEQWAGDLEDNAAYLKFLGERVPEQVWEQFRALQKRVEEASA; via the coding sequence ATGACCGCTGCCATCAAGGGTCTGCAAGGCCCAGCGCCCACGAAGAATCAGGAACTGCTGAAGTGGATCTCCGAGGCTGTGGAACTCTTCCAGCCCGAGAACGTGGTGTTTGCGGACGGGACGCAGGAGGAATGGGAGCGGCTGACCTCAGAGCTGGTGGAAGCCGGAACCCTCATTCGCCTGAACGAGGAAAAGCGCCCCAATAGTTTCCTCGCCCGCTCCAACCCCTCGGACGTGGCCCGAGTGGAATCCCGCACCTTCATCTGCTCCGCCACCGAGGACGGTGCGGGCCCCACCAATAACTGGGCCCCGCCGGAGGAAATGAAGGCGGAAATGCGCGAGCACTTCGCCGGTGCCATGCGCGGGCGCACCATGTACGTGGTGCCCTTCTGCATGGGGCCGATCAGCGACCCCGAGCCCAAGCTCGGCGTGCAACTCACCGACTCCGCCTACGTGGTGCTCTCCATGCGGATCATGACGCGCATGGGGCAGGAGGCCCTGGACAAGATCGGTGAGCACGGCGATTTCGTGCACTGCCTGCACTCCGTGGGCGCGCCCCTGGCCCCCGGCGAGGAGGACGTGGCCTGGCCGTGCAATGAGACCAAGTACATCACCCAGTTCCCCGAGACCAAGGAGATCTGGTCCTACGGCTCCGGGTACGGCGGCAACGCCATTTTGGCCAAGAAGTGCTACGCCCTGCGCATCGCTTCCGTGATGGGCAAGGAGGAGGGCTGGATGGCTGAGCACATGCTGATCCTCAAGCTCACCTCCCCGGAGAATAAGACGTACCACGTGGCGGCGGCCTTCCCGTCCGCCTGCGGCAAGACCAACCTCGCCATGATTACTCCCACCATTCCGGGCTGGAAGGCCGAGGTGGTGGGCGATGACATCGCCTGGCTGAAGTTCGGGGAGGACGGTCACCTCCACGCCATCAACCCGGAAAACGGCTTCTTTGGCGTGGCTCCCGGCACCAACTACTCCTCCAACCCCATCGCCATGAAGACGATGGAGCCCGGCAACACGCTGTTCACCAATGTGGCGCTTACCGACGACGGCGACGTGTGGTGGGAGGACATGGGCGAGGCCCCCGAGCACCTCATCGACTGGCTGGGCAACGACTGGACCCCGGAGTCCGAGGGCCTGGCCGCCCACCCCAATTCCCGGTACTGCGTGCCGATTTCCCAGTGCCCGGTCTCCGCGCCGGAGTTCGATGATTGGCGCGGCGTGAAGATTGACGCGATTCTCTTCGGCGGCCGCCGCCCGGACACCGTGCCGCTGGTCACCCAGTCCTACGACTGGGAGCATGGCACCATGATCGGCGCCCTGCTGGCCTCCGGCCAGACCGCCGCCGCCGCCGAGGCCACCGTGGGCGCGCTGCGCCACGACCCGATGGCCATGCTGCCCTTCATCGGCTACAACGTGGGCGATTACCTCAACCACTGGATCGAGATGGGCCGCAAGGGCGGCGATAAGATGCCACCGATCTTCCTGGTCAATTGGTTCCGGCGCGGCGAGGACAAGCGCTTCCTGTGGCCCGGCTTCGGAGAGAACTCCCGCGTGCTGGCCTGGATCGTGGACCGCATCGAGGGGCGCGTGGGTGCGGAGGAAACCGTGGTGGGCCACACCGCCCGCGCGGAGGACATCAACCTCGACGGCCTGGACACCCCCATCGAGGACGTGCGAGAGGCACTCAGCGCCCCCGCCGAGCAGTGGGCCGGTGACCTAGAGGATAACGCCGCGTACCTGAAATTCCTGGGTGAGCGCGTGCCCGAGCAGGTGTGGGAGCAGTTCCGCGCCTTGCAGAAGCGCGTGGAAGAGGCCTCGGCCTAA
- a CDS encoding HtaA protein, whose product MRTHSLPAAITAALLLSPVPALAATPTIPDDLPIFPQIQENPSVYVTLADGTPVTPDTTVHRGDVLLVHGSGFSPQANRGGFPFPVPPGTPNGLFVLYGAFPDHWKPSEGADSAARTHPHDRMAWVMPEGTLESIPSGVVEMRRSIARQAQPMNPDGSFTARLVVDPPDQTTGDRWGVYVYPGAGSLNAAEEFYIPLNYSPEPGPLTPPAPTQDLLIDAPAAFRFAGVTGGAVKAKDGATVLDGERVAFSRDTAAESAAPENGVRKYKGTVITTAKFTLVEVALADPWLTPLPTGDYAVSALVSRSYNVGPDEMVRVPVGVVSAEQVRG is encoded by the coding sequence ATGAGAACCCACTCCTTGCCCGCCGCCATTACCGCCGCGCTGCTGCTCAGCCCCGTTCCCGCCCTGGCCGCCACCCCCACCATTCCCGATGATCTGCCCATCTTCCCGCAGATTCAGGAGAATCCCAGCGTGTACGTCACCCTGGCGGACGGCACGCCCGTCACCCCGGATACCACCGTTCATCGCGGGGACGTGCTGCTCGTTCACGGCAGCGGGTTTTCCCCGCAGGCCAATCGGGGTGGCTTCCCCTTCCCCGTGCCACCCGGCACCCCCAACGGGCTCTTTGTGCTCTACGGCGCCTTCCCCGATCACTGGAAGCCCAGCGAGGGCGCGGATAGCGCCGCCCGCACCCACCCACACGATCGCATGGCCTGGGTCATGCCGGAGGGCACCCTGGAATCTATCCCCAGCGGCGTGGTAGAAATGCGCCGTTCCATCGCCCGCCAGGCCCAACCCATGAACCCGGACGGCTCGTTTACCGCACGCCTGGTGGTGGACCCGCCGGATCAGACCACCGGCGATCGCTGGGGCGTGTACGTCTACCCCGGTGCCGGTTCCCTCAACGCCGCCGAGGAGTTCTACATTCCGCTCAATTACTCCCCCGAGCCCGGCCCGCTCACTCCACCCGCGCCCACGCAGGACCTGCTTATCGACGCCCCCGCAGCCTTCCGCTTCGCCGGGGTCACCGGTGGGGCGGTCAAGGCCAAGGACGGGGCCACCGTGCTGGACGGCGAGCGCGTGGCCTTTAGCCGCGATACCGCTGCGGAGTCCGCCGCTCCAGAAAATGGGGTGCGCAAGTACAAGGGCACGGTAATCACCACCGCCAAGTTCACCCTGGTAGAGGTGGCCCTTGCCGATCCCTGGCTTACGCCGCTGCCCACGGGCGATTATGCCGTCTCCGCCCTGGTCTCGCGCTCCTATAACGTGGGCCCCGATGAGATGGTGCGGGTGCCGGTGGGTGTGGTTAGCGCGGAGCAGGTGAGGGGATAG
- a CDS encoding ABC transporter ATP-binding protein, with product MSHTIIDVQGLKRVYADSRKGSSYTAVADSAFRVQRGEIFGLLGTNGAGKTSTLEVIEGLARPSAGSVRIHGLDPYQERTQLRPHIGIMLQSGGLPPQLTVRETLAMWGGTLSHPLPVDEVAAAVELSHRMEVKVSALSGGEQRRLDLGCALAGNPSVVFLDEPTTGLDPESRSRTWQLLLELKKRGVTMILTTHYLEEAEYLCDRIAIMHRSKIVREGTVQDLVAQEDSLLRFHSPQPAPDIFTGSCIRDGAEHTVLTRDLPRDTHAALNWAQSQGIRLSNFSAQPASLETVFLSLTQSAPAI from the coding sequence ATGTCTCACACCATCATTGACGTGCAAGGACTCAAGCGCGTGTATGCAGATTCCCGGAAAGGTTCCTCTTATACCGCCGTGGCAGATTCCGCTTTCCGGGTTCAGCGGGGAGAGATATTCGGATTGCTGGGTACCAACGGGGCCGGGAAAACCTCCACCCTGGAGGTCATAGAGGGACTGGCCCGCCCCTCCGCAGGCAGCGTGCGCATTCACGGCCTTGACCCTTATCAAGAACGCACACAACTGCGTCCCCACATCGGGATCATGCTCCAATCCGGGGGATTGCCACCTCAGCTCACCGTGCGGGAAACCCTAGCGATGTGGGGTGGCACGCTATCTCACCCGTTGCCGGTGGACGAGGTGGCGGCAGCGGTGGAACTGTCACACCGCATGGAAGTAAAGGTCAGCGCCCTTTCCGGTGGCGAGCAACGGCGCTTAGACCTCGGCTGTGCCCTAGCGGGTAACCCCAGCGTGGTCTTTCTCGATGAACCCACCACCGGCCTTGATCCGGAAAGCCGCTCCCGCACCTGGCAACTCCTGCTGGAATTGAAAAAGCGCGGGGTCACCATGATCCTCACCACGCATTACCTGGAGGAAGCGGAGTATCTGTGTGACCGCATAGCGATCATGCACCGATCAAAGATTGTCCGCGAAGGCACAGTGCAAGACCTCGTGGCTCAGGAGGATTCCCTCCTGCGCTTTCATTCCCCGCAACCCGCTCCGGATATTTTCACCGGCTCCTGTATCCGCGATGGTGCCGAACACACCGTGCTCACCCGAGACCTCCCGCGCGATACCCACGCCGCCTTAAATTGGGCACAGAGCCAGGGCATTCGCCTGAGCAACTTCAGCGCGCAACCGGCCTCGCTGGAAACGGTTTTCCTCTCCCTTACCCAATCCGCTCCTGCGATATAA
- a CDS encoding sensor histidine kinase, with protein sequence MVNLTPQGTHRISFILWIILCVLISSTFLHKSPQLGAANTRYHQEIFTAGLTLTFSTWIVTTILFSAKDYHGTATLSLSAAILLAYGYFPFLRHPWLYTGLLALANAIAWSLNPSPPEDHFPWIHMGISTILLLIGTGTTLSVRWSIRLMTEAERVADLQRHLILSEERLRFSQEIHDTLGQRLAAISIKTELVKNLALRNDPRLLPEITEIQQITRRAAAEVRSVVHGYSDIDLAAEIRSTQALLHSSRITLHTAGTPQDIPLENQDISAWFVRETTTNILKHARATTAWLSLSPAGITIRNDGVGDSSPSLQLSGLEALRRRAAKNNGTSLHVTKQKGEFHVKLIFTGEKQ encoded by the coding sequence ATGGTCAATCTGACGCCGCAAGGAACGCACCGTATTTCTTTTATCCTTTGGATAATTCTGTGCGTACTGATCTCCTCCACCTTCCTACACAAATCACCTCAACTTGGCGCGGCGAATACCAGATACCACCAGGAGATATTCACCGCGGGATTAACACTCACGTTCTCTACCTGGATCGTGACGACCATCTTGTTCAGCGCCAAGGATTACCACGGCACCGCCACGCTTTCTCTATCCGCAGCCATTCTCCTCGCCTATGGCTATTTCCCGTTCCTCCGACACCCGTGGCTATACACCGGACTGTTGGCCCTGGCAAACGCTATAGCGTGGAGCCTTAACCCCTCCCCACCGGAAGATCACTTTCCCTGGATTCACATGGGAATTTCTACCATTCTCTTGTTGATAGGAACCGGAACCACGTTAAGCGTCCGGTGGTCCATTCGACTCATGACCGAGGCCGAACGCGTCGCCGATTTACAGCGTCACTTGATCCTCTCCGAGGAACGCCTCCGCTTTTCTCAGGAAATACACGATACCCTGGGCCAACGCTTAGCCGCCATCAGCATCAAGACGGAACTTGTCAAGAACTTGGCTCTTAGAAACGATCCCCGGCTTCTTCCAGAGATTACCGAGATCCAGCAGATCACCCGACGCGCTGCCGCCGAGGTACGCAGCGTGGTACATGGCTATAGTGATATTGATTTAGCGGCGGAAATACGCAGCACCCAAGCCCTGCTTCATTCCTCAAGAATTACCCTGCACACCGCCGGTACGCCACAAGATATTCCTTTAGAAAACCAGGACATATCCGCCTGGTTTGTTCGAGAAACCACCACGAATATCCTCAAACACGCACGCGCCACCACCGCATGGCTTTCTCTCAGCCCGGCAGGCATCACCATACGCAATGATGGTGTGGGCGATTCTTCTCCCTCGCTGCAGCTCAGCGGCCTGGAGGCATTACGCCGACGCGCAGCCAAGAATAATGGGACATCGCTACACGTGACCAAACAGAAAGGGGAGTTCCACGTGAAACTCATCTTTACCGGGGAGAAGCAATGA
- a CDS encoding RNA-binding domain-containing protein → MSVQWTERDVLAVVEDMRRYGNDTSLVEVKRAAGGLPGLAETMCAFANMPQGGTVILGIDEARNFAVVGVDEPGVLVQGLIDQARSLVQPTPQIEAYPLEVSGAVLVVAEVQALAPTQKPARTHGVPYLRQGDGDYEMKPNDIHMLNVAALNQTERQVYDSAPAPGAAVSDLNESLVKNYVHVARASSRRLASMEEDQLLRVTSVLNGEGVPTIAGLYALGEYPQGALPALGVTAAVRMPRESGERSRNLHHFDGSVAVMLEEIMQWVESNISTVQVYRDDGHLIHRPEFPLSAIREIVANALIHRDMGPDTLGVGKRVEIRITSYGFIVESPGGLRGISQGQLHGPELAKAAVNQRLYEIAKRLRTGEGTPVIEGEGGGMREVFAAMEEWGLPEPKLFDNGTVFRVVLRRVVKAGSLPKAEAAPRLRYDEEQLKSVSRNAPSIVRSLMGGRQLSVAEISQETGLSSTQVRYAMTALMRENVVRMVGSQGDRRTWYRLVD, encoded by the coding sequence ATGAGTGTGCAGTGGACTGAACGGGACGTCCTCGCTGTGGTCGAGGACATGCGCCGCTATGGGAATGACACGTCTCTGGTGGAGGTCAAACGTGCCGCCGGGGGACTCCCGGGGCTGGCTGAGACGATGTGCGCCTTTGCCAATATGCCCCAGGGCGGCACGGTGATCCTGGGTATTGATGAGGCCAGGAACTTTGCGGTGGTGGGTGTTGATGAGCCGGGAGTGCTTGTCCAGGGGCTGATTGACCAGGCGAGAAGCCTGGTGCAGCCGACTCCACAGATTGAGGCGTATCCCCTAGAAGTAAGTGGTGCGGTGTTGGTAGTGGCGGAAGTTCAGGCGCTTGCCCCCACGCAGAAACCCGCGCGCACGCATGGCGTGCCTTATTTACGTCAGGGCGATGGGGATTATGAAATGAAACCCAACGATATTCATATGCTCAATGTGGCTGCTCTGAATCAAACGGAGAGGCAGGTGTATGATTCTGCCCCGGCCCCAGGGGCTGCTGTGAGCGATTTGAATGAGAGTCTAGTGAAAAATTACGTTCACGTGGCCCGCGCCTCTAGCCGCAGGCTGGCGAGTATGGAGGAAGATCAATTACTCCGGGTGACCAGCGTGCTCAACGGAGAGGGCGTTCCCACGATAGCGGGGCTTTATGCGCTCGGTGAGTATCCACAGGGTGCTTTACCCGCATTGGGTGTGACGGCGGCCGTGCGTATGCCGAGGGAAAGCGGGGAGCGAAGCCGCAATCTCCACCATTTTGATGGTTCGGTCGCCGTGATGTTGGAGGAGATCATGCAGTGGGTGGAAAGCAATATTTCCACCGTGCAGGTCTACCGAGACGATGGGCATCTGATTCACCGTCCGGAGTTTCCGTTGAGTGCTATTCGGGAGATTGTGGCGAATGCTTTGATCCATAGGGATATGGGGCCAGACACCCTGGGCGTGGGGAAGCGAGTGGAAATACGGATAACCTCCTATGGCTTTATCGTGGAAAGCCCGGGAGGATTGCGTGGAATATCGCAAGGGCAGTTGCACGGTCCGGAATTGGCTAAGGCAGCGGTGAACCAACGCCTGTATGAGATAGCTAAGCGCCTGCGTACTGGAGAGGGAACCCCCGTTATTGAGGGGGAAGGGGGTGGCATGAGAGAAGTGTTCGCGGCGATGGAGGAATGGGGATTGCCGGAACCGAAGCTCTTTGATAATGGTACGGTTTTCCGCGTGGTGCTCCGCCGTGTTGTTAAGGCCGGTTCTCTCCCCAAAGCGGAGGCCGCACCCCGTTTGCGGTACGACGAGGAGCAACTGAAGTCGGTGAGCCGCAATGCGCCGAGTATCGTGCGATCCCTGATGGGCGGCAGGCAATTGAGCGTTGCCGAGATCTCCCAGGAGACGGGATTGTCCTCGACGCAGGTGCGTTATGCCATGACGGCCCTTATGCGGGAGAACGTGGTGCGCATGGTGGGAAGCCAGGGGGATCGCCGTACCTGGTATCGCCTCGTGGATTAA
- a CDS encoding ABC transporter permease, with protein MKSTHFSRIRSLGQAEFRQFLRNRTLITMMILPMALALMINRAYPDHAATGAAVSVDYLIQFVLLFSTYYPILSIITARRDEKVLKRLRVGELTDPDILISLAVPAVFSSLAVVGLSAAALFLLGSPLPDNPAPLGIALILGIPLSWGLALLTSTITPNAEGAQITSMPIVIVIMLSPAPTRLAFPDTIAEVIGYSPFAAISDLIHLGWSESTISLIGSDDLLRTLLLLIAWVLLCCWGGIRFMKWNNDR; from the coding sequence ATGAAAAGCACTCACTTCTCCCGGATACGCAGCCTGGGCCAGGCGGAGTTTCGGCAGTTTCTGCGCAACCGCACCCTGATCACCATGATGATCCTCCCGATGGCTCTCGCTTTGATGATTAACCGGGCTTACCCGGATCACGCTGCCACCGGAGCAGCAGTTTCCGTGGATTACCTCATTCAGTTCGTACTACTTTTTAGCACTTATTACCCCATTCTTTCCATCATCACCGCCCGCAGAGATGAGAAGGTGCTCAAGCGATTGCGGGTAGGGGAGCTAACCGACCCCGATATTCTCATCTCCCTGGCTGTTCCTGCCGTTTTTTCTTCGCTCGCCGTCGTGGGGCTCAGCGCGGCGGCCCTCTTCCTCCTTGGCTCTCCTCTGCCGGATAACCCCGCTCCCCTTGGTATCGCTCTTATCCTTGGCATTCCCCTCTCCTGGGGACTTGCCCTCCTCACCAGCACCATCACTCCTAACGCGGAGGGTGCTCAAATCACCTCCATGCCTATAGTGATTGTGATTATGCTTTCCCCCGCACCCACCCGTCTTGCGTTTCCCGATACCATAGCCGAGGTCATTGGCTATAGTCCCTTTGCCGCAATCTCAGACCTCATCCATCTGGGGTGGAGCGAATCTACCATCAGTTTAATCGGTTCGGATGATCTCCTCCGTACCCTCCTGCTACTCATCGCCTGGGTTCTACTGTGCTGCTGGGGAGGGATCAGATTCATGAAATGGAACAACGATAGGTAA